The Streptomyces sp. NBC_00344 genome includes a window with the following:
- a CDS encoding sigma-70 family RNA polymerase sigma factor, with translation MPKDAPPRWDRRMQQRLARGEAAALGELYDRFASLVHSLAHRVLDDDEAADRITREVFVQVWEHPDAYDPKHGSMRSWVATLAHRQAVQRLRQAEVASLAATGEGTTEELEQKVRRASAAARADYIVTSMPAPLRAALELAYFQRRDYRQTAADLGVTEDEARRRLRLGLQLLSTANTRTEEGGFPAGGAGDTSPPGYGRAL, from the coding sequence ATGCCGAAGGACGCACCACCTCGGTGGGACCGCAGGATGCAGCAGCGGCTCGCCCGCGGCGAGGCCGCGGCGCTCGGTGAGCTCTACGACCGGTTCGCGTCCCTCGTGCACAGCCTGGCCCACCGTGTGCTGGACGACGACGAGGCCGCGGACCGGATCACCCGCGAGGTTTTTGTCCAGGTCTGGGAGCATCCCGACGCATACGACCCGAAACATGGGTCGATGCGGTCCTGGGTGGCCACACTCGCGCACCGGCAGGCCGTGCAGCGGCTGCGGCAGGCCGAGGTGGCGTCACTGGCCGCGACCGGCGAGGGGACCACGGAGGAGCTGGAGCAGAAGGTGCGCAGGGCGTCGGCGGCCGCCCGCGCCGACTACATCGTCACCTCCATGCCGGCGCCCCTGCGGGCGGCGCTGGAGCTCGCGTACTTCCAGCGCAGGGACTACCGTCAGACCGCGGCCGACCTCGGCGTGACGGAGGACGAGGCGCGGCGCCGGCTCCGCCTGGGGCTGCAACTGCTCTCCACGGCGAACACCCGCACCGAAGAGGGCGGCTTCCCTGCCGGCGGCGCGGGAGACACGTCGCCACCCGGATACGGCCGGGCGCTGTGA
- a CDS encoding SCO4402 family protein encodes MGGMPLNDMPWWRWRANVRSALHMLSDPVFHQECWLAGREEYGDITDAVYRLVEDTWLDNWSAEKYVGTVFRDSGEAALVDVAVLRVLRIMHQVGADAPVSVYMEHHGWPEAVRAAREAHVRLAAADTDDPDVSPHTLEVLRIMTTAV; translated from the coding sequence ATGGGCGGCATGCCGCTCAACGACATGCCGTGGTGGCGCTGGCGCGCCAATGTGCGCTCGGCGCTGCATATGCTTTCCGACCCGGTCTTCCACCAGGAGTGCTGGCTGGCCGGCCGCGAGGAGTACGGGGACATCACCGACGCCGTCTACCGCCTCGTCGAGGACACCTGGCTCGACAACTGGTCGGCGGAGAAGTACGTCGGGACGGTCTTCCGGGACTCGGGGGAGGCCGCGCTCGTCGACGTGGCCGTGCTGCGGGTGCTGCGCATCATGCACCAGGTGGGGGCGGATGCTCCCGTGTCCGTCTATATGGAACATCACGGCTGGCCGGAGGCCGTCAGGGCCGCCCGGGAGGCGCATGTGCGGCTGGCCGCGGCCGACACCGACGACCCGGACGTGTCCCCGCACACCCTGGAAGTGCTCCGCATCATGACCACGGCCGTCTGA
- a CDS encoding TetR family transcriptional regulator, translated as MTGQVRTVDGRVAGRRGQATRQKLLDCLSEMLSSSPYRDVKVIDVARKAGTSPATFYQYFPDVEGAVLEIAEEMAKEGAGLTGLVSGRSWAGKAGRQTAEELVEGFLDFWRRNDAILRVVDLGAAEGDKRFYKIRMKILNSVNGSLTEAVKELQAKGKVDKDVSPAAMAGSLVTMLAAVAAHQKGFQTWGVKQADLRPALTLLVHMGITGKKPTR; from the coding sequence ATGACAGGACAAGTACGCACCGTCGACGGCCGCGTAGCCGGACGACGCGGCCAGGCGACGCGGCAGAAGCTACTCGACTGCCTCAGCGAAATGCTCAGCTCCTCGCCGTACCGGGACGTCAAAGTCATCGACGTCGCCCGGAAGGCGGGGACTTCACCCGCGACCTTCTACCAGTACTTCCCGGACGTCGAGGGCGCCGTCCTCGAGATCGCCGAGGAAATGGCCAAGGAGGGTGCCGGGTTGACCGGCCTGGTCTCCGGCCGCTCCTGGGCCGGCAAGGCCGGCCGGCAGACCGCCGAGGAGCTCGTCGAAGGTTTTCTCGACTTCTGGCGGCGCAACGACGCGATCCTCCGGGTCGTCGACCTGGGCGCGGCGGAGGGCGACAAGCGGTTCTACAAGATCCGCATGAAGATCCTCAACTCGGTCAACGGCTCACTCACCGAAGCGGTGAAGGAACTGCAGGCCAAGGGCAAGGTCGACAAGGACGTCAGCCCCGCCGCCATGGCGGGCTCGCTGGTCACGATGCTGGCCGCCGTTGCCGCGCATCAGAAGGGCTTCCAGACCTGGGGCGTGAAGCAGGCCGACCTCCGTCCGGCCCTCACCCTTCTGGTCCACATGGGCATCACGGGAAAGAAGCCGACCAGGTAG
- a CDS encoding ATP-binding protein, whose product MQVLQVQLEVGPDPAEVGRARRWARSRLVGYGIGADEPLAETLILLISELVTNAVVHTGCPAVLRLLFGPADCAGTVRVEVVDASTCPPRPRHAEGGDTNGRGLELVDGLADRWGWQPEGHGKSIWCELDRADCNGIGGAPVGADDAFGVGVYDPPCAVINRA is encoded by the coding sequence GTGCAGGTGCTTCAGGTTCAGCTGGAGGTCGGACCCGATCCCGCGGAGGTGGGACGGGCCCGTAGGTGGGCGCGGTCCAGGCTCGTCGGGTACGGCATAGGGGCCGACGAGCCGCTGGCCGAGACACTGATCCTGCTCATCTCCGAGCTGGTCACCAATGCGGTGGTGCACACCGGCTGTCCGGCCGTGCTGCGGCTGCTGTTCGGTCCCGCCGACTGTGCGGGCACGGTCAGGGTCGAGGTCGTCGACGCCAGCACCTGTCCGCCCCGGCCGCGTCACGCGGAGGGCGGGGACACCAACGGCCGCGGTCTGGAACTGGTCGACGGCCTCGCGGACCGGTGGGGCTGGCAGCCCGAGGGGCACGGCAAGTCCATCTGGTGCGAGTTGGACCGGGCCGATTGCAACGGGATCGGGGGCGCACCGGTGGGCGCGGATGATGCATTCGGGGTCGGTGTCTACGACCCCCCGTGCGCCGTCATCAATAGGGCATAG
- a CDS encoding alkaline phosphatase D family protein, protein MPADDRALPAQPARRRFLAGSALALGAAAVAQLPFSGTAAAVVPGAVAPALPDGVFTLGVASGDPLPDAVVLWTRLAPDPLNGGGMPDAPVTVEWQVADDRRFSKIVRKGTAQAVPERGHSVHVDATGLRPGRQYWYRFRCGGQISPVGRTRTAPSPLSSGGRLRIALASCQNWQQGFFTAYADMRAQDPDLVLFVGDYIYESTPVATSVRVHEGTGEPYSLTQYRNRYAQYRTDPDLQAMHAHAPWVVTFDDHEVDNDYAGQVPQDPAKQSHDAFVSRLTAAYQAYYEHMPVRAAAVPDGPHIQMYRRFDYGRLIRLNVLDTRQFRSDQAITQAGAQDPALTMLGAEQRAWLLSGLNRSPARWNVIASQIMMAETDLQPGAGKLWYYDAWDGYQTERDAMLKVFQHVRNPLVLSGDRHFTMISDLKKDFADPSSAVVGAEFVGTSISSGGDQDQAAFHQQWDPLKADNPHWKVIDAHRGYHLFDIAHETVFAQVRVVDTVLGKKSGASTQARLLVRSGRPGVQLLP, encoded by the coding sequence ATGCCCGCTGATGACAGAGCCCTCCCCGCCCAGCCCGCCCGCCGCCGCTTCCTGGCCGGATCGGCCCTCGCGCTCGGCGCAGCGGCCGTCGCGCAGCTTCCGTTCTCCGGCACCGCGGCCGCGGTGGTGCCCGGGGCGGTCGCGCCCGCTCTCCCCGACGGGGTCTTCACGCTCGGTGTCGCATCCGGTGATCCGCTCCCGGACGCCGTCGTGCTGTGGACCCGGCTCGCTCCCGATCCGCTGAACGGCGGTGGGATGCCTGATGCGCCGGTGACCGTCGAGTGGCAGGTGGCCGACGACAGGCGCTTCAGCAAGATCGTGCGCAAGGGCACCGCGCAGGCCGTCCCGGAGCGCGGACACAGCGTGCACGTGGATGCCACCGGGCTCAGGCCGGGCCGGCAGTACTGGTACCGCTTCCGCTGCGGCGGCCAGATCTCGCCGGTCGGCCGCACCCGTACCGCGCCGAGTCCGCTCTCCAGCGGCGGCAGGCTCCGTATTGCTCTCGCCTCCTGCCAGAACTGGCAGCAGGGTTTCTTCACCGCGTACGCCGACATGCGCGCCCAGGACCCCGACCTGGTCCTCTTCGTCGGCGACTACATCTACGAGTCGACGCCCGTCGCGACGTCGGTCCGCGTCCACGAGGGGACGGGCGAGCCGTACAGCCTGACCCAGTACCGCAACAGGTACGCCCAGTACCGCACCGACCCCGACCTCCAGGCGATGCACGCCCACGCCCCCTGGGTGGTGACCTTCGACGACCACGAGGTCGACAACGACTACGCCGGGCAGGTGCCGCAGGATCCGGCGAAGCAGTCGCACGACGCCTTCGTCAGCCGGCTCACCGCCGCGTACCAGGCGTACTACGAGCACATGCCGGTGCGGGCCGCCGCGGTGCCTGACGGCCCGCACATCCAGATGTACCGGCGCTTCGACTACGGGCGGCTCATCCGGCTGAACGTCCTCGACACCCGCCAGTTCCGCAGCGACCAGGCCATCACCCAGGCGGGCGCCCAGGACCCTGCCCTGACCATGCTCGGAGCCGAACAGCGCGCCTGGCTGCTGAGCGGGCTGAACCGCTCACCGGCCCGCTGGAACGTCATCGCCTCGCAGATCATGATGGCCGAGACCGACCTCCAGCCGGGTGCGGGCAAGCTCTGGTACTACGACGCGTGGGACGGCTACCAGACCGAACGCGACGCGATGCTGAAGGTGTTCCAGCACGTGCGCAACCCGCTGGTGCTCTCCGGCGACCGCCACTTCACGATGATCAGCGATCTGAAGAAGGACTTCGCCGACCCCTCGTCGGCCGTGGTCGGTGCGGAGTTCGTCGGCACCTCGATCTCGAGTGGCGGAGACCAGGACCAGGCGGCCTTCCACCAGCAGTGGGACCCGCTGAAGGCCGACAACCCGCACTGGAAGGTCATCGACGCCCACCGCGGCTACCACCTCTTCGACATCGCTCATGAGACGGTGTTCGCCCAGGTCCGGGTGGTCGACACGGTGCTGGGCAAGAAGTCCGGCGCGAGCACGCAGGCCCGGCTGCTGGTGCGGTCGGGACGGCCGGGTGTGCAGTTGCTGCCCTAG
- a CDS encoding GlxA family transcriptional regulator — protein sequence MSRPHRVVVLAMDGLLPFELGIPHRIFTRPLGSAGRPLYEVATCSVRPPGPVRTDADFSIMVENGPEALGSADTVVVPASYELGPVHTEGRLTEELAAALAHIAPGTRLVSICTGSYVLAAAGYLDGRPATTHWASAEHFQRLFPSVRVDPGVLFVDDGDVLTSAGVAAGIDLCLHLVRRDHGTAVANEVARRTVVPPHRDGGQAQYIERPLPEPGLANTSAARSWALGRLHEPIQLRDLAERESMSVRTFTRRFREEAGISPGQWLTRQRVERARHLLESSDLPMDQIAQDAGFGTAQSMRQHLQAVLGVPPTVYRRTFRSGAKT from the coding sequence ATGTCCCGACCGCACCGGGTCGTCGTTCTCGCGATGGACGGACTGCTCCCCTTCGAACTCGGCATCCCGCACCGCATCTTCACCCGCCCGCTGGGCTCCGCGGGCCGCCCGCTCTACGAGGTGGCGACCTGCTCCGTCCGCCCGCCGGGTCCGGTCCGCACCGACGCGGACTTCTCGATCATGGTCGAGAACGGCCCGGAGGCACTCGGCAGCGCCGACACCGTGGTGGTGCCCGCCTCGTACGAACTGGGCCCGGTGCACACCGAGGGCCGGCTGACGGAGGAGCTCGCCGCCGCCCTCGCACACATCGCACCCGGCACCCGGCTGGTGTCCATCTGCACGGGTTCCTACGTACTGGCCGCCGCCGGATATCTCGACGGGCGCCCGGCCACCACCCACTGGGCGTCCGCCGAGCACTTCCAGCGGCTCTTCCCGTCCGTCCGGGTCGATCCCGGTGTCCTGTTCGTCGACGACGGCGACGTGCTGACATCGGCCGGGGTGGCTGCCGGCATCGATCTGTGCCTGCACCTGGTGCGGCGCGATCACGGCACGGCAGTCGCCAACGAGGTGGCCCGACGCACCGTGGTACCGCCGCACCGCGACGGCGGCCAGGCGCAGTACATCGAACGCCCGCTTCCCGAACCGGGGTTGGCGAACACGTCCGCCGCCCGCAGCTGGGCACTGGGACGGCTGCACGAACCGATCCAGCTGCGCGACCTGGCCGAGCGGGAATCCATGTCGGTGCGTACCTTCACCCGCCGCTTCCGCGAGGAGGCCGGGATCAGCCCCGGGCAGTGGCTGACGCGCCAACGGGTGGAGCGAGCCCGGCATCTGCTCGAGTCGTCGGATCTGCCGATGGACCAGATCGCCCAGGACGCCGGATTCGGCACGGCCCAGTCGATGCGGCAGCATCTGCAGGCCGTTCTGGGTGTCCCGCCCACCGTCTACCGGCGCACCTTCCGCAGCGGCGCCAAGACCTGA
- a CDS encoding pyridoxine/pyridoxamine 5'-phosphate oxidase has product MDDFTAFLHTLRVWDLPELPRFDPDTAPAAPLPLFRQWLRAAAGAGQPEPHTMTLATVDEASRPDVRTVMLHGADEQGWHFASHSTSAKGRQLAAHPEAALGFYWAAQARQVRVRGPVTAAPSAAGQADLHARSTGALAAALTGRMSGVLSSQAELEQTSDEAWERAQADPKTPAPTWTLYVLDPVEVEFFQGDARRRHVRLRYRRAGGDGWTKELLWP; this is encoded by the coding sequence ATGGACGACTTCACCGCCTTTCTGCACACCTTGCGGGTCTGGGATCTCCCCGAACTGCCGCGGTTCGACCCGGACACCGCCCCTGCGGCACCCCTGCCGCTCTTCCGGCAGTGGCTCCGCGCCGCGGCAGGAGCGGGGCAGCCCGAGCCGCACACCATGACGCTGGCCACCGTCGACGAGGCGAGCCGCCCGGATGTCAGGACCGTGATGCTGCACGGTGCGGACGAACAGGGCTGGCACTTCGCCTCGCACTCCACCAGCGCCAAGGGCCGTCAGCTCGCCGCCCACCCGGAGGCCGCGCTCGGCTTCTACTGGGCGGCGCAGGCCCGCCAGGTCCGGGTGCGGGGTCCCGTCACCGCGGCGCCGTCCGCCGCCGGGCAGGCCGATCTGCACGCCCGCTCGACCGGCGCACTGGCAGCGGCGCTCACCGGACGGATGAGTGGAGTGCTCTCATCGCAGGCCGAGTTGGAGCAGACGTCGGACGAAGCATGGGAACGCGCTCAGGCCGATCCAAAGACCCCGGCGCCGACCTGGACGCTCTATGTACTGGACCCCGTCGAGGTGGAGTTCTTCCAGGGCGACGCGCGCCGACGCCATGTCCGCCTGCGCTACCGGCGCGCCGGGGGCGACGGCTGGACGAAGGAGCTGCTCTGGCCGTGA
- a CDS encoding zf-HC2 domain-containing protein — MPEEDPVPRIPSPRGAADDLPILPAPPMNLSHRVLKSLLGAWALSACSFEETEAVEAHLTDCAPCADEALRLRDAVALLHSERNLDLDPMLRSRVLQGCLIRRPARIPVPGWAAPYDAETARLDALLNDFGDAEWHAPVRLKWYENEHAASRRTTVAGVIGHLLTVDGLVSAALGLEDSLKKLLGDSPDGARVGALPRSPAERTAMYWRTLSAPPTRTIREPWREQSHTLIRTVSFAGGGVAELGVPYGEFTLPMRDSLLDRAFECWVHAGDIADAVDYPYDPPAAPHLNRMIDLAARILPATLAARRRAGHAAPPRQLVPAGAPGRSLRLEIEGAGGGDWYIPLDSPGAVGSSDHSVAHVALDGAEFCRLAAGHVPPEEAMAGQDGDREAIRDVLFAAASLSRL, encoded by the coding sequence ATGCCGGAGGAGGATCCTGTGCCCCGTATACCGAGCCCGCGGGGCGCGGCCGACGACCTGCCGATACTGCCGGCGCCACCGATGAACCTCTCCCACCGGGTGCTGAAGTCCCTGCTCGGCGCCTGGGCGCTGTCGGCCTGCTCCTTCGAGGAGACGGAGGCTGTGGAGGCGCATCTCACGGACTGCGCCCCGTGCGCCGACGAGGCGCTGCGCCTGCGGGACGCGGTGGCGCTGCTGCACTCCGAGCGAAACCTGGACCTCGATCCGATGCTGCGTTCCCGGGTGCTCCAGGGGTGCCTGATCCGCAGGCCCGCTCGCATACCGGTGCCTGGCTGGGCCGCTCCCTACGACGCGGAGACCGCCAGGCTCGACGCGCTGCTCAATGACTTCGGCGATGCCGAGTGGCACGCCCCGGTGCGGCTGAAGTGGTACGAGAACGAGCATGCCGCATCCCGCAGGACCACGGTCGCCGGCGTCATCGGGCACCTGCTGACCGTGGACGGCCTGGTCTCCGCGGCGCTCGGCCTGGAGGACTCGCTGAAGAAACTGCTGGGCGACTCCCCGGACGGCGCCCGGGTCGGTGCGCTCCCCCGTTCCCCGGCGGAGCGCACCGCGATGTACTGGCGCACGCTCTCCGCCCCGCCGACCCGCACGATCCGTGAGCCGTGGCGCGAGCAGAGCCACACACTGATCCGCACGGTCTCCTTCGCCGGCGGCGGCGTCGCCGAACTGGGCGTACCGTACGGGGAGTTCACCCTTCCCATGCGCGATTCGCTGCTCGACCGCGCCTTCGAGTGCTGGGTGCACGCCGGCGACATCGCGGACGCCGTCGACTATCCGTACGACCCGCCCGCCGCCCCGCATCTCAACCGGATGATCGACCTGGCCGCCCGGATACTGCCGGCCACGCTGGCCGCCCGCCGGCGCGCGGGCCACGCGGCACCGCCCCGGCAACTGGTCCCCGCCGGTGCGCCGGGCCGTTCACTGCGGCTCGAGATCGAGGGCGCCGGCGGCGGTGACTGGTACATCCCGCTGGATTCCCCCGGTGCGGTGGGATCCAGCGACCACTCCGTGGCCCATGTGGCCCTGGACGGGGCGGAGTTCTGTCGGCTGGCGGCCGGGCACGTGCCTCCGGAGGAGGCCATGGCGGGACAGGACGGTGACCGCGAGGCGATCCGGGACGTGCTGTTCGCTGCCGCCTCACTGTCCCGGCTGTAG
- a CDS encoding STAS domain-containing protein, protein MMLNVDEARHGEWVVLRVSGELDLVSSPAVRQRVHDAVAVGCHDVVLDLSDVVFCDSSGVGVLIAARRLMRSCQGRLRLVLPSQGRVGGMSGQGSAAHVNKVLAALGVRRLFEVYAGVGDATAEDAEPLSA, encoded by the coding sequence GTGATGCTGAACGTGGACGAAGCCCGGCACGGCGAGTGGGTCGTGCTGCGTGTTTCCGGTGAACTGGACCTGGTGAGCTCTCCCGCGGTGCGGCAGCGTGTCCACGACGCGGTCGCCGTCGGCTGCCACGATGTGGTGCTCGATCTCTCCGACGTGGTGTTCTGCGACTCCAGTGGTGTGGGTGTGCTGATCGCCGCCCGTCGGCTGATGCGTTCCTGCCAGGGCAGGCTCCGGCTGGTGCTGCCTTCCCAGGGCCGGGTGGGCGGTATGTCGGGCCAGGGTTCCGCCGCCCATGTGAACAAGGTCCTCGCGGCACTCGGTGTCCGCCGGCTCTTCGAGGTGTACGCGGGTGTCGGCGACGCCACGGCGGAGGACGCGGAGCCGCTCTCGGCCTGA
- a CDS encoding MFS transporter, whose protein sequence is MTQTSETLGTEDQQPAVRRPRLHRAWFVAAVTFVTIIGSAAFASLPGLLIDPLHQEFHWSRGLIGFAVSVNLALYGLTAPFAAALMDRFGIRRVVAVALTVIAVGSLLTVWMTAAWQLVLYWGLLVGLGSGSMALAFAATVTNRWFTAKRGLVTGVLTAAGASGQLVFLPGLSWLVTHHGWRPAAVTVALAALSVVPLVWLLLRDHPADVGTAPYGSAVFVPKPPPATGAARRTVTVLVKAARTGPFWLLAGTFAICGASTNGLVKTHFVPAAHDHHMPVTMAASLLAVIGVFDIVGTIASGWFTDRFESRRLLAIYYALRGISLLFLPLLLHPSIHPPMVLFIVFYGLDWVATVPPTISLCREYYGEDSAIVFGWVLASHQVGAALVAFLGGLARDVFGSYDVVWYASGALCAVAALMALVIRQRPAVPVMPVVPAA, encoded by the coding sequence GTGACGCAGACAAGCGAGACCCTGGGCACAGAGGATCAGCAGCCCGCCGTACGCCGACCGCGCCTGCACCGGGCCTGGTTCGTCGCGGCGGTCACCTTTGTCACGATCATCGGCTCCGCTGCGTTCGCCTCGCTCCCGGGCCTGTTGATCGACCCGCTGCACCAGGAATTCCACTGGTCGCGCGGCCTGATCGGCTTCGCGGTGTCGGTCAACCTCGCTCTGTACGGACTGACCGCTCCGTTCGCCGCCGCCCTGATGGACCGGTTCGGCATCCGGCGGGTGGTCGCCGTCGCCCTCACCGTGATCGCCGTCGGATCACTGCTCACGGTGTGGATGACGGCGGCCTGGCAACTGGTCCTGTACTGGGGGCTGCTCGTCGGGCTGGGCAGTGGATCGATGGCACTCGCCTTCGCGGCCACCGTCACCAACCGTTGGTTCACCGCCAAGCGCGGCCTTGTCACCGGCGTACTGACAGCCGCCGGGGCATCGGGCCAACTGGTCTTTCTGCCCGGTCTCTCCTGGCTGGTCACGCACCACGGCTGGCGCCCCGCAGCCGTCACCGTGGCGCTCGCCGCGCTGTCGGTGGTGCCTCTGGTCTGGCTCCTGCTGCGCGACCACCCGGCGGACGTGGGGACTGCGCCGTACGGCTCCGCGGTGTTCGTGCCGAAGCCGCCGCCGGCGACCGGGGCCGCGCGCCGCACGGTCACGGTGCTCGTCAAAGCGGCCCGCACCGGCCCGTTCTGGCTCCTCGCCGGGACCTTCGCGATCTGCGGCGCATCGACGAACGGACTGGTCAAGACACACTTCGTGCCCGCCGCACACGACCACCACATGCCCGTCACGATGGCCGCTTCGCTGCTGGCCGTGATCGGTGTCTTCGACATCGTCGGCACCATCGCATCCGGCTGGTTCACCGATCGCTTCGAGTCCCGCCGACTGCTGGCGATCTACTACGCGCTGCGCGGCATCTCGCTGCTGTTCCTTCCGCTGCTGCTCCACCCGTCCATCCACCCGCCGATGGTGCTCTTCATCGTCTTCTACGGTCTGGACTGGGTGGCGACGGTCCCCCCGACGATCTCCCTCTGCCGTGAGTACTACGGCGAGGACAGCGCCATTGTCTTCGGCTGGGTCCTGGCCTCGCACCAGGTCGGCGCCGCACTGGTCGCGTTCCTCGGCGGGCTGGCGCGCGATGTCTTCGGTTCGTACGACGTGGTCTGGTACGCCTCGGGCGCGCTGTGCGCGGTGGCGGCGCTGATGGCGCTGGTGATCAGGCAGCGGCCTGCGGTGCCGGTAATGCCTGTGGTGCCGGCGGCCTGA
- a CDS encoding flavin-containing monooxygenase, with protein sequence MDDTNDGRPVYVIGAGPGGLAAAAALRERGVRAVVLEKSEDVAASWRRHYDRLHLHTTRRLSSLPGLPIPRSFGRWVSRDNVIRYLEKYAQFHELEIVTGVEVTGISRTEGPGWLLHATGGRELTGRAVVVATGFNHTPKLPDWAGARTYGGELVHAGEYRNSAPYTDQDVLVVGAGNTGAEIAVDLIEGGAGRVRLAVRTVPHIVRRSTAGWPAQATGIMVRRLPTALVDRAGSVICRISVPDLSAQGLPRPDTGLYTRVRQGAIPVQDVGLIDAIRTGRVEPVAAVDSFDDGKVVLADGSRISPDAVIAATGYRRGLEGLVGGLDVLDARGRPVVHGGRAPKGAPGLYFTGFTNPISGMFRELAADARKIASALAK encoded by the coding sequence ATGGACGATACGAACGACGGTCGGCCCGTCTATGTCATCGGCGCCGGGCCAGGGGGGCTGGCCGCTGCGGCCGCACTGCGCGAGCGGGGCGTACGGGCCGTCGTGCTGGAGAAGTCCGAGGACGTCGCGGCTTCGTGGCGCAGACACTACGACCGCCTTCATCTGCACACCACCCGGCGGCTCTCCTCTCTGCCAGGACTGCCGATACCCCGCTCCTTCGGCCGGTGGGTGTCCCGGGACAACGTCATCCGGTATCTGGAGAAGTACGCGCAGTTCCACGAGCTGGAGATCGTGACGGGCGTCGAGGTGACCGGCATCTCCCGCACCGAGGGCCCGGGATGGCTGCTGCACGCGACCGGCGGACGGGAGCTGACCGGGCGGGCCGTGGTCGTGGCCACCGGGTTCAACCACACCCCGAAACTGCCGGACTGGGCGGGCGCCCGGACGTACGGCGGAGAGCTGGTGCACGCCGGCGAGTACCGCAACAGCGCGCCGTACACGGACCAGGACGTGCTGGTCGTCGGGGCCGGGAACACCGGCGCCGAGATCGCGGTGGATCTGATCGAGGGCGGTGCGGGGCGGGTGCGGCTCGCGGTGCGTACGGTGCCGCACATAGTCCGGCGCTCGACGGCGGGCTGGCCCGCGCAGGCCACCGGCATCATGGTGCGGCGGCTGCCGACCGCTCTGGTGGACCGGGCGGGCAGCGTCATCTGCCGGATCTCGGTGCCCGACCTCTCCGCGCAGGGGCTGCCGCGCCCGGACACCGGTCTCTACACGCGGGTGCGCCAGGGCGCGATCCCGGTGCAGGACGTGGGTCTGATCGATGCGATACGGACCGGCCGGGTCGAACCGGTCGCCGCGGTGGACTCCTTCGACGACGGGAAGGTGGTGCTGGCCGACGGCTCCAGGATCTCGCCCGACGCGGTGATCGCCGCTACCGGCTACCGGCGCGGGCTGGAAGGGCTCGTCGGAGGTCTGGATGTGCTCGACGCGCGCGGCCGTCCGGTGGTGCACGGCGGCCGTGCGCCGAAAGGGGCGCCCGGCCTGTACTTCACCGGGTTCACCAATCCGATCAGCGGGATGTTCCGCGAACTGGCCGCCGACGCACGGAAGATCGCATCCGCTCTCGCGAAGTGA
- the purU gene encoding formyltetrahydrofolate deformylase, translated as MTDEYVLTLSCPDKQGIVHAVSSYLYITGCNIEDSQQFGDRDTGLFFMRVHFTAERPVTLDKLRASFAAVGDAFTMDWQIHRADDRMRIVLMVSKFGHCLNDLLFRSRTGALPVEIAAVVSNHPDFAELVGSYGIPFHHIPVTKDNKAAAEGELLELVRAENVELVVLARYMQVISDDLCKALNGRIINIHHSFLPSFKGAKPYHQAHARGVKLIGATAHYVTADLDEGPIIEQEVERVGHEVTPDQLVAIGRDVECRALARAVKWHAEHRILLNGHRTVIFG; from the coding sequence ATGACCGACGAGTACGTCCTCACGCTTTCCTGCCCGGACAAACAGGGCATTGTGCATGCCGTGTCGAGCTATCTCTACATCACGGGCTGCAACATCGAGGACAGTCAGCAGTTCGGGGACCGGGACACCGGCCTCTTCTTCATGCGGGTGCACTTCACGGCCGAGCGGCCGGTGACGCTGGACAAGCTGCGGGCGAGTTTCGCCGCGGTCGGCGACGCCTTCACGATGGACTGGCAGATCCATCGCGCCGATGACCGGATGCGGATCGTCCTGATGGTCAGCAAGTTCGGCCACTGCCTGAACGACCTGCTGTTCCGTTCCCGCACCGGCGCACTGCCCGTGGAGATCGCCGCGGTCGTCTCCAACCACCCGGACTTCGCCGAGCTGGTCGGTTCGTACGGGATCCCGTTCCACCACATTCCGGTGACGAAGGACAACAAGGCGGCCGCCGAGGGCGAGCTGCTGGAGCTCGTCCGTGCCGAGAACGTCGAGCTGGTGGTGCTGGCCCGCTACATGCAGGTCATCTCCGACGATCTCTGCAAGGCGCTGAACGGCCGGATCATCAACATCCACCACTCCTTCCTGCCGAGCTTCAAGGGCGCGAAGCCGTACCACCAGGCGCACGCCCGGGGTGTGAAGCTGATCGGCGCGACCGCGCACTATGTGACGGCCGACCTGGACGAGGGCCCGATCATCGAGCAGGAGGTCGAGCGGGTGGGCCATGAGGTCACCCCGGACCAGCTCGTGGCGATCGGGCGGGACGTGGAGTGCCGCGCGCTGGCGCGAGCGGTGAAGTGGCATGCGGAGCACCGGATCCTGCTCAACGGCCACCGAACGGTGATCTTCGGCTGA